In Malus sylvestris chromosome 15, drMalSylv7.2, whole genome shotgun sequence, a single genomic region encodes these proteins:
- the LOC126601123 gene encoding L-type lectin-domain containing receptor kinase IX.1-like, with amino-acid sequence LLLLLLFLLNPSATPLTFNFSSFPPLTANISLEGDAYTDGFLRLTKSAADDNKTRSAGRATYSQPFLLRQNATGKLADFTTNFTFVIDSQNETNYGNGFAFFIAPNASILNRKLAKHTLSMGLPVHPLGVAVNTSLYSYVAVEFDIHYNNQSDIQDPAGDHVGIDVNSVMSRIAKPWNGSIVNGRINTAFINYDSKSKNLSVAFTTYNANGVQVMSYLNYTVDLTRYLPDLVVVGFTGETGRYYAMHKINSWSFNSTSLLDDAHHKSTTKSSRNGRMAVGMGIGGSLIILVCGLQLVWSKILWKKREREEISSDCEYPSGLDLIMDDDFEKGFITSGPRKFSYGELAHATSDFSKEEKLGEGRFGGVYKGFIQDLNSFAAVKRISRASKQGLKEYAAEVRIIGRLRHRNLVQLIGWCHEKKLLLVHEFMSNGSLDSHLFKETSFLTWEVRYKIAQGVAAGLQYLHQEWEQCVLHRDIKSSNVMLDSNFNAKLGDFGLARLVDHGKEPQTTALAGTMGYMAPEYIISGKASKESDVYSFGIVALEIACGRKPIDHTRVNMVEWVWDLYGEDKVFEAADPKLGGVFDKKQVECLMIVGLWCAHPDYSMRPSMQQVMQMFTFEVPLPILPSKMPVATYFPLPRSLSMLFSDNNVTGSEEGGQTEASCHAFYNTTTSSSYIP; translated from the coding sequence ctcctccttcttctcttgtttctctTAAACCCTAGTGCAACTCCGTTAACATTCAATTTTTCGAGTTTTCCACCCCTCACGGCCAATATATCTCTAGAGGGAGATGCTTACACAGACGGGTTCCTCCGGCTCACCAAAAGCGCTGCGGACGACAACAAGACTCGCAGCGCTGGTCGAGCCACCTATAGCCAACCCTTTCTCCTCCGCCAAAACGCCACAGGAAAGCTCGCTGATTTCACCACAAACTTCACATTTGTCATCGACTCACAAAACGAAACCAACTACGGCAACGGTTTCGCATTCTTCATAGCGCCAAACGCCTCCATACTCAACCGCAAACTAGCGAAGCACACTCTCAGTATGGGCCTTCCCGTACATCCACTTGGGGTCGCCGTGAACACGAGTCTGTATTCCTACGTGGCGGTGGAGTTTGATATCCACTATAACAACCAGTCGGACATCCAAGACCCCGCCGGCGATCATGTTGGTATCGACGTCAACTCGGTCATGTCTAGGATTGCAAAGCCTTGGAATGGAAGTATTGTTAATGGAAGGATCAACACTGCTTTCATTAATTACGATTCCAAATCAAAAAATCTTAGCGTTGCCTTCACTACTTATAATGCAAATGGCGTCCAAGTGATGAGCTATCTCAATTACACGGTTGATCTGACTCGTTACTTGCCCGATTTGGTCGTTGTAGGGTTCACTGGTGAAACGGGTCGTTACTATGCTATGCACAAAATCAACTCATGGAGTTTTAATTCAACTTCACTGCTTGATGATGCACATCACAAGAGCACCACCAAATCATCAAGAAATGGCCGCATGGCGGTTGGGATGGGTATTGGTGGGTCTCTAATTATCTTGGTTTGTGGATTACAGTTGGTTTGGTCCAAGATCTTgtggaagaagagagaaagagaagaaattaGTAGTGATTGTGAATATCCTTCCGGTCTTGACTTGATCATGGACGATGATTTTGAAAAGGGGTTCATAACCTCTGGCCCAAGGAAGTTTTCATATGGTGAATTGGCTCACGCAACGAGTGATTTTTCCAAGGAAGAAAAGCTAGGAGAGGGACGGTTCGGTGGTGTTTACAAAGGCTTCATACAAGACTTGAACTCATTTGCTGCTGTTAAGAGGATATCGAGAGCGTCAAAACAAGGATTGAAGGAGTACGCGGCAGAAGTGAGGATCATTGGTCGACTTAGGCATCGGAATTTGGTTCAACTCATCGGTTGGTgccatgaaaaaaaactgctacTCGTGCACGAGTTCATGTCCAATGGAAGCTTAGATTCTCATTTGTTCAAGGAAACAAGCTTCTTGACTTGGGAGGTCAGATACAAAATTGCTCAAGGCGTGGCAGCCGGGTTGCAATATCTTCATCAAGAATGGGAGCAATGTGTGCTGCATAGGGACATTAAATCCAGCAACGTTATGTTGGATTCGAATTTCAACGCGAAACTTGGAGATTTTGGGTTAGCACGACTTGTAGACCATGGAAAGGAACCACAAACAACGGCTTTAGCTGGAACGATGGGATACATGGCTCCTGAATACATTATCTCCGGAAAGGCTAGCAAGGAGTCGGATGTCTATAGCTTCGGAATTGTTGCCTTGGAGATTGCGTGCGGGCGGAAACCCATTGATCATACTCGAGTTAACATGGTGGAGTGGGTTTGGGATCTCTATGGAGAAGATAAAGTTTTTGAAGCAGCTGATCCAAAACTTGGTGGAGTTTTCGATAAGAAACAAGTCGAGTGCTTGATGATTGTAGGGTTATGGTGTGCTCATCCAGATTACAGTATGAGGCCTTCAATGCAACAAGTGATGCAAATGTTCACCTTCGAGGTTCCGTTGCCCATTCTCCCGTCAAAGATGCCGGTGGCCACCTATTTTCCTCTTCCAAGATCACTTTCAATGTTGTTCTCTGATAATAATGTTACGGGCTCTGAAGAAGGAGGACAAACTGAAGCGTCATGCCATGCATTTTACAACACTACTACTTCTTCCTCATACATACCGTAG